The region ACAATGCAAACTACTGAACAAAAGAGATTTGGATAGGTTTATGAATCTTAATTCGGTAGTAAATCTTTTAAGTATGTAAATGTGCTTACACTAGACTGTTTTTAAAATATCTTCATGAAGATCTAAATGAACACCTACAGTGTAAACCCAGCGtttttaaacaataaaaaaattaagcAAGAATAAATGATCACCTTACAGTACTTTCTGTCAGTTTAAATGTCTCTGCCTGTTCAAACCTGCCGCAGcaatgctttaaaacatttttttttaaatgaaagggTTAAAGTGGGACTAATGACACCAGGATCAGGGTTCAACAAGCTTCAGTTTCTAATAGAACAACAGATAGTGAACCAGTTAGCTGCTGGGGGTGGGACTTGCTGCCACAGTTAACGTCATCTGCATATGAGGAAGCCAACACCCCCTCTGCAACCTACTGTAGCAGCAGCAAGTCCTGCATGCGAGGCGGCTGTCTCCTTATTTTGCATCATGCTGATCACGGGGAAGATCACTGGCCTCACTGTGGCAGATGTCCGGTTCCCGACCTCTGTGGGTCACCACGGCTCTGATGCCATGGTAAGGATCCTAATCAGAGCCTGCCCCGTGCCCACAGCTAATgcggctcctcctcctcctcctggctTCTGCAATCACATGCTCCTTCTGATGTACAAATATCGATCAGAGTCATGGCATGGGGATTTTGTTTGTGTTCTTATTAAGGTCGATTATTTTGGGGGTTGCTTGAGATAATCCATTGcctccaaaacaaaacaaaaaaacctttgTAAAAAATACTTTGAAACGTTGATACATATTTATGTCTGTCAGTGGAACTATAAGAATAATTATACAGAGCACTTATCAACCTTACAATAGGTTTCTGGTCTGTCTGTAAAAGGGTTCAATCACATACTGTAGCAGAAGAGACCCTTCATGAGCAAGGGCCAGCCTGGCAGTACTGTATCTGAGTCAGAGTGCAGACATCCAGATGTGGAGTCTTCATGAGGGTATTCAAGAGGGATCAGATGTTAACCTTACAGACACAGCCATAgcccatacagtatatattacattGTTGTGGTTGCATATTTTTTTGCCATACTCTGCTTGCTGTGCAGCATGATGAGCAATTCAGTAACTCTGCAGGTACTCCGGCTTTCTGCTACTGATTCAACGTAATCATTACCCATACCCGCAACTTTATTTGCTGATAGGAATAAAtctgaggcctaaccatccataCCTAAACATATTTACCACAGTGTTAACAAAAGATCACTTTAAAGCAATCTTTTAGTTTGCCTTATTTCAAAATTAGACAGATTATTTTGCTGAATATTGAACAAAATATAAACCAATACTTCTCTAGGTTTCCCTGTTTAATAAAACAATTGGGCAAAACATAGGAAGTCCAAACACTTCTCAAAGTATCACACTGATTGTTTTTCTTCAAGCTATTACTTTAAAAGCTGCAATCCCtccctaaaaatatatatatatatatttttttttgcttaaCTGAACAGAGGGATCCATCAGATCTGATCCGTGGTGCTCCGTCTTCAGGAACCACACAATTCCCAAGATATATTTCATTTTTGTGTGtgctggttttaacacaaaaatcTACAAACATAATCAGAATGGTAAATAAAATCccagaaaaataaaatgaaacctATAATGGCCCTTCTACTTAAAGTCcctataaatatacaaatttaATCTGCACAGTGAGTGTAAAATATATTTAAGAAATGATTGCTTTATTGCAGTGGATAAAAATGATAATATTTCAGGACAAATCCTTCTTTCAGATTATAGGATATATCAGATATTCATGTTAAACTTTGTATGGCCCTACTGTAGTTACTAAGCAGTGCTGTGCTAAAACAGCTTTCGAAGCTGGAAGATGCCTTTCAGCCCGTCCCTGCCAATGTACCAGAAGGTATCTTCCAATCCTTATCACATAGGACTGGACATTCAGTGCATGGacataaatgtttattttttatgaaaaGACAACAATATTGAAAATGAGAAGAGAGAAAAGGTTATGATATGATTTATAACCCCAAAACATTCATTTCCTCTTGCAACACTGCTCTGTGCACTATAATAATAGGAACAGCTGGGGCATTTCCAGGTTTCTACAAATGTGATTTGTTGTGACTTAGAACTTTTATTCTCAAGTATTCGGCCCTATAGCGATGTGTCCTTCTCTAGAACAATCTCTGCAGTGGGAGCACGGTTTGCtaagcaataatggggaaagacaaggttgcaaaccTGTCAGAGATATGCAAATAAGTGGTATTTTAATTCACTAGAACAATCTGCACTGAatggtatctttttttttttttttaaagtgtgctgaGAGTTGCAGCTTGGCTGATCTGATATAATGCTATGTTGCTATAgactaggggtgcgcaaactgtggggcgggcgtgagattttccaggggggggtgCTGCGGTTATAGAGtttccgcgctctcccccaaggcatgtACATTAAATGATGGGGGACCGCAcgtggcctctgtaacttctcctatCTGGTCTTCGGTGACACGTCGCCTTGataacccagcgtcaaatgacaccacggggtcgcatgatgtcacgttgccatggcaacatgacgtcacatgactccgcagcgttatttgacgccggagccgagcaggAGGGGGCACGAGCAGAGAGGTGAGcagacagggggcacagggagacgaCTTTGCGTAACCCTGCTTTAGACCACAAATTCCAGAATTAAGGGTCACAGATTTTCATTGGACAAAGTTTTTATTATCTTCTGGCTGCTAAAaaatactatgtggtccctatataCCCTATATACCATGgaatatttgtatgtgtaagagacagctgtgtgtgcatgcatatagcgcagtatgtatatacatggcctttagcactcatgggaagagagtgtcAATAGTGACTCCTAAATCTGCGGTTTCGATTTAGGCCACCActaagtgtcctgaacagttgcataaatttgtattcatgcaaccatctctcgttcagtgttctaagattacctttgagtttggccaccttcagattgttcatcttatggccaaagtcagagaaatgttcgccgacaggactgtctcttgttccgcacgtgatgctgtggcgatgcagattcatcctgtgtgtgtgtgtgtgtgtgtgtgtgtgtgtatatatatatatatacagtgttcgacaaacctatacatttgcacgccccgggcgagtggatttaacatcgtggcgagctcctattggcacaAGCaccacatgtttggtactaggtggcgagtagatttttttggtggtttgtcgaccactgtatatatatatatatatatatatatatatatatatatatatatatatatatacacacacatatatacacacgtacacacacacgtacatacagtatgcacactGCATCCTAAGTAATATTATTGTTCCGTATGTCTTCTCACATTGTAATATAGCATACAGACCCTGACTACTCTGCAGCCTATGTTGTTATAGAAACTGATGCTGGTGATGGTTTAAAAGGTCACGGATTAACTTTCACTTTGGGAAAAGGCACAGAAATCGGTAAGTTATTGTAGTTAATACAATTACAGCTTTGGGATAAAATGTTATTATGCTGTTTATCGCAGACATAGGGATCATAAGACAGCTAGAGGATTTTTTCAGTTTAGTAAAACACATACCTATGTATTTATACATGCTAACAAATACTCTCTGTGGGTCCACAGCACCTACAATTTGTGAAAAGCATTGAGAAAAGCTGATTTTCTTTAACCTGCTATAACATTGTGCAAATAGATCTGCACTACTAACCTTGATTCACATATGGTTTTACCTACAGTAGATACATCTAAAATAGACACAGCAGGGGATGATTTGGAGTCAGACAATTCAAACATGGTTTTACCTAGATATAACTAACTGGTGTCCATGtactgcacagctctcacacagGTTTTCTAACTTTGCCTAAAACAATGCaaactgtttttttgttgtaagTATTAGGATTCAGGGTGTTCACGTGTAAATGAACACACTGTATGTCTGTATTTACCTTCTCCATTTGTAGGTATTACTGTAAGGATTTGGCCTGCTTATCACACAGCTTGCACAGCAAAGTCTGGTTTAAGGAAGTACTGTACAACTATGACTTCAGTTTGAACTCTTCACGTGCTTGCTTTGCATTGTGATGCTAAAAGCTGGGTTCATACCAAAAACAATAAAATGACAGCAACATTAAAACCTGAAATGGATGAAAGCTAAGgtggcgcttatagtgcccggcgcCGCCAcgcgaaaacaaatacattggatcagtcacatgcgcttatagtaagggcgACGGAGCTGCAAAAAATGTTGAAGTCAGTAcaatttgattttgggagagacagtcgcaacatgtgactgtctctacaccaatcacagagcgcctactgcactctgcccccttcgtgacatcactggccttgtcaccAGCGATGTCGCTCCAAACCTAAGTGCAACTTTCACCAGTGGAGACTGCGACGTcaacggtcgcgtcgccggcactataaacgagGCCTAAGACTGACAGCCATGTGTGCTGACTCCTATATTCACTTCCAGTATCGATttaacacagtactgtataactaAGGATTCCAGGTTTCAGTGTTTATTTTTCTGTAAAAAGAAATAAGTGTTTATTACTTTTCTtttaattctatttttttttttaaatcagtgttTATCAGTGTTAAGAATGCAAACAAAATGTACACTTTTGAATttggtgtttttctttttgtttccatactCCCCTGGTGCTACCCTTTGTCTCCTACCTATGTGTGGGATGCTACAAGAGGTGGAAATCAATAGGAAATTAGGATTCATTTCAGTTTATCGGTTTTAACCGGAAGACGATCGGACAGTGATGTCTTTCAGCCAGGACCGGAATCCCGAAGTATAATTATTAAGTGATATTTAGAAGACAGCGCGAGCTTTGATGATGTATGGTATATGACATGTGGTTGCACTCATCATGAGTTGGCCTAGGACCAAATGACCACAAGCGCTTCGTCGTGTCTCGCCCCGTTCCCGGAACCTGTCGCCGCCGGCCACTTCGCCGCTACGGATAAGTGCCTAAACCCCCTACTCTAAGCCCTTACCTTAAAAACCCCcgcccctaaccactaaaaccccttaaatgaacCCCCTCCCCTAAGCAATAAAACACCTTAAATGAACCCCCTCCCCATAGCACTAAAACACCTTTAATGAACCCCCTCCCCTaagcactaaaaccccttaaatgaaccccctcccctaagcactaaaaccccttaaatgaacCCCCTCCCCTAAGCACTAAAACTCCTTAAATGAACCCCCTCCCCTaagcactaaaaccccttaaatgaaccccctcccctaagcactaaaaccccttaaatgaacCCCCTCCCCTAAGCACTAATACAATTTACCTTAGAAGCGGCCAGCGGCGGCGGCGAGTCCGTAGATGACCAAAAGTGACCACATGCCCCATTCAGTCACGAGTACCATTCTTGCTGTCCATTAGTAAGACCcaacagcaaaaaaaaatctttctgTAATGCAGATAGTCAACTTTTCCTTTGcataagttataaaaaaaaaacagcaacaaacTAAAGCGATGTGCGTGATAATAGAAATCATAACATACCTGTAGTGCcaacatttttttcccccttcatttTTAATAAGTGAAGCTTATCAATGTAATAATCCTTAATAATGcaattgttgttttttaataatttatttctAATAAACTAGTTATTGTAAAAAGAACCAAAAAGTAATACGAGAACTACTAGCATCAATATATAAATGCACGTGAGATGTAGATGTTTCACCGTATCGATCACTAAAGAGCATTATTTTGTGCTATAAGTACCTTTTATGGTGTCACTTATATATTGTGTTGTGTTTTGCAGTTGTGTGTGCTGTGAAAGCTCTCTCGGCACATGTTGTTGGTAAAGAACTTGAAGACATTGTAAAGAATTTCAGAGATTTCTACAGGCAGCTTACCAGTGATGGGCAGCTCAGATGGGTATTGttcgtagttttttttttttttagcattttacaagaaatgtattttaaaaatatggATAAGTGAAGAGACCAGGGAGTTAACTGAATATATTCTGAAGCGGCCATTCCAGACGTTTTCTGGCTAAAGTTCCCAATGACCTTAATGATAATTTTCGTCCGAAAACGCTCTGAGTTGCAGCTTTGGAGAAGGTACAATTTAGTCTCGAAGATTTTATTACCGGAATGAACACAGGTGTTGTTTTCTGCAAGTCCTTAGAATTGCTtgaatattttttctgttttggtTTATTTTCATGCACAAAAATCAGTACTGGGATGGATTTTGTTaacaatattttattaaattaatgtGTCATTCATGTAAGAAAATGTCATTTGCTGAATTTTTTTTATAGTTCTGATGGAATCTTCGTGCATTTTCCTTTTGTGATTTATATTTCATTTGTATGACACCAGCTCCAGAATTACTAAACGATAATAAGCCTTAGCCAATTTAAATGCCCATTCACCTGAATGTACATGAAGGTGAGCGGTTAAGTTAACTAgggatatatctatagatatatcccTAGTTAACGAAAGCGCTCACCTTCAGGTCCAttccggggacacacacacacacacacacaccctctattCCACTACACAGtcacgttgttttttttttttaaatatattttttattactaaAAGGGTACAGTGCAACACTACAATATTATATTGTAGGTTCGTAGAGAGTTGATGTAAAACTAGGAGTTGTTGTTTTTATTAGATAGGCCCAGAGAAAGGAGCAGTCCAGTTGGCTACAGCAGCAGTCCTGAATGCGGTGTGGGATTTATGggccaaaaaagaaaagaaggtaGGAAACCTTGTTGATATTACATATTTTGTGGTAAAGTTACATTACTTACATCCAGCGCACATGGTTAAACTGAGAGGTTTACACTACCTCGGACATAGCACATTTTCTCTTCCAAATAACAGCGATTCaatggaaatagccgtgttagtcctgttgcaatagtgcagagtaaatgggtacttcaatattaggtgatacctttttatttggactaacagtagatactataagacaagctttcgagtgtcctctctcttcctcaggtcagcaatactgatttacagagagtCCCTGAGCTTAATGTAGATGTGCAATCCCagataacaatctaaggcagATGTGCAATCCCAGATAACAATCTAACGCAGATGTGCAATCCCagataacaatctaaggcagATGTGCAATCCCAGATAACAATCTAACGCAGATGTGCAATCCCAGATAACAATCTAACGCAGATGTGCAATCCCAGATAACAATCTAACGCAGATGTGCCATCCCAGATAACAATCTAACGCAGATGAGGTAGAGAAGGAATGGCAGAGGGAATGATGAATAAATacacagggcaataaatggatgcaAGGGACAGTGATAGTAATAATAGAGCACTATAGGCACATCATTTGATATATCCAATAATAATTTGTGCGCAAGGTGATTCCTGCAAGTGACCATCCCCAAATTCCTACCTGATGCACACGAAGAAATGATGGGAAAAGTACATTAACATGCTGGCGTAAATAAGCAAGGTGAAACATGCCTCATTTGTTGCCAGTTTTGCTCAATATCGCCCTGATCCATCTCCCCTCTTATATCTGATTAAACCCGACATTATTCTTTATGGTTTTGTAGATCATTTATTTGTCTTAAGTAGTACAATCTCCTCTCCCTGCTACTCTTGTGTGCATGTACTGCACTTGTACAAGTCCAGGCACGCTTCAATGAAAATGTGCCTCCGTTTATATTGTTTACTTTCCCCTCTTTCCAGCCTTTGTGGAAGCTATTGGTTGACATGGTAAGACTTCCAGGTTTGCTTCTTGGCTCCTCGTGCAGTCCTCTTCCTGGCACCAtttacactctttccccctcacccttaTGTGAAGCGGGGGAGTAGTTGTGCCAATTTTTTGTGACTTCCAGCAAACTCCCTAGGTTTCCTGAAGAAGGGAAAACTGCAACATCATCAACTTTCTTTCAGACTACCCAAGATCAGGGTAATGTAATTTGACTTATGGAATCACATAAagttagaaaaaaaataataaattgagTAGCATGGATTTCTGCTGTTATGAATTGTATTCTATGATTAGCCTCTGGGAAGGTTTTGCTTGCAAAATGCAATTTATTTACACCTTCATATTACTAGGATTGTATCTTGCTTTTCTTTTCTAGAAACCTTGTTTGTTCCCATCCCTGGATCAACAGCAGGGACCAGCCAGCTAGCACATATTCATGAAATAATTTAAAATTACAGCATACTGTTAATCAAAACAAAGCAACGTGACTTATGAAGCCAAGGCCATAAAGTTTATGAACAGAGATAGTAGTGCTGGCAGGAAACCTCCCAAGAGGAATAGGATAATACAATCTGATAGCCTCCCTAGAAGAGCATTTATACCAGGGGTCGGCTCCTTGAGTTCCcgaggtccaccaacaggtcaggttttaaggatatacctgcatcagcacaggtggctgtatatgtcagtcttcgactgagccacttgtgctgaagcagggatatcctgaaaacctgacccgttactggcccttgaggactggagttgcgcatcCCTGATCTATACTAAGGTGCTTCTTCTATATCCACCAAAGAAGCCTTTCTGGAATTTCGATCGGCCACTTTGGGGGATATAGAACGAGCCACTAAGTGTTGGTACAAGACATTTTGCTTTGTTCTATTGTATTTCTTAAACTATAACTTTCTATTGGCAGAGTCCAAATCAGTTGATATCATGCATAGATTTCAGATATATAACGGATGCCCTGACTGAGGAGGAAGCACTTGGTGAGCTAATTTCTTAAATTGATTGCTGCATTATACTAAAGAAAGAAACTAAATGAAGTGGTCTGAGCTTCAGTGCAAATCCAATGAAAACCCCGGTGCCCTTTGTTTTGTAGAAATTCTTCAAAATGGAAAACATGGACAAAAAGCAAGAGGTAATGTTGTTATTGTACACTAATTTAGGGAAATATAATGCCACCTGACTAAGGCCACGCGTATAGTCCTTGCtacggcgacgctgacgtcatgctgcagtcgctgaaaaatcaaatgtaaTTGACTTCCAGTGAccgcgaccaagccgttgctcctactataatcgcaCGTAACGgaatcaatacatttgttttgaagctacgtcacgtcgccgggactataagcgcggccttagatgtTCACCAAGTTATAACTCCTACAGTTTTCATTTTCTACATGGCTAAATGATCACCTATATGTTTTTCTCACCTTCAAGACTTTATTGTCCtctatagcagcggtgcgcaaactggggggcgcgcccccttgggggggcgcaagattatgtagggggggcgcaggctgcgtgcggggaaacctgggggcgggcagagctgtgcacgggcggccagaagctcggTGCAGTggctgcttccagttccctgctgtgtctgcctgcagagggggcggggccttgctgcggggcctgcagagggggcggggccttgctgcggggcctgcagagggggtggggccatgctgcggggcctgcagagggggcggggccttgctgcggggccttccctgcacacagacaagccctccccccctgtctgttacccgcccgttttcagcagcacatggggggacctgagcaggcttagttactccctccccccacccaccaggtaagtgtgtgtgtgtgtgtgtatatatatatatatgtatgtgtgtgtgtgtgtgtgtatatgtatgtgtgtatatgtgtgtgtatatatatatatatatatatatatatatatatatatatatatatatgtgtgtgtgtgtgtgtgtgtgtgtgtgtgtgtgtgtgtgtgtgtgtgtgtgtgtgtgtgtgtgtgtgtgtatatatatatatatatatatatatatatatatatatatatatatatatatgtgtgtgcgtctatatatatatatatatatatatatatatatatatgtgtgtgcgtctatatatatatatatatatatatatatatatatatatatatatgtgtgtgtgtgtgtgtgtgtgtgtgtgtgtgtgtgtgtgtgtatatatatatatgtatatgtgtgtgtgtgtgtgtgtatatatatatatatgtgcgtgtgtgtatatatatatgtgcgtgtgtttatatgtgtgtttgtgtatatatatgtgcgtgtgtgtgtgtgtatatgtgtgtgtgtgtgtgtatatagggactgcagtgtgtgtgtgttgtgattgagtgtgtggtgtgtgctctGTGCCTGTTGGTTATCTGTCTGTGTTGTGttctgattgagtgtgtgtgggtgttgtgattgagtgttgtgtgttggttgtgattatgtgagtgttggttgtgtgtgttgtgactgtgactgtgtgtgtgatgtgattgtgtgggtattgtgattgaatgcagcagtgCACAAACTGAAGGGGGGGGGCGCCCCGTGCGttagattatttaggcggggggcttgcggcaaaacctgggtgtGCAGGCAAAAAAGATGTGAGCGCGTGggcggccaaacagaatagtgcaggtggcggccacgtgatacgtaggtacgggggaggagcacgtcCCAACGATGTCCAGTGTCTGCCcgacaatagcgctgtgttcctgctctcctccactggcaacctgcttcgctgcgatcctctgcgagtgaaagggtaggctgccactatatcactcatactatgaatgtacagaaataataataaaaaagtgtaaacacctccccgctcgtgcttgcaaaattatgcaggacaccctgtgctcatgcttggagagttggtgatgtcaccgctctcagcggcagcgtggacgcagcctaattttgcaagagcgagctgttgaagtatgtaagtatttaggctgcgcttatagtgccggcgacgcaacgtcgccagaaaacaaatacattgtcggcttatagtaagcgtgacgtggcgacgcgatttttttaagccggcaatatttgatttttcaggggctgtcgcctaatgtgacagcccctgaaccaatcaatggcctggtcgccgccgccgcaaagcgaaatacaactttcggtagtgtcgccgtcgctggcactatatgcgcggccttagacatatttgtatttacattgtataccgtttaataaaggtttttttaaatgtgattttgattacataaggcagggggggcccgagaaatttaaTGGATAAAAagtggggctcggcataaaaagtttgctcacccctgctctatagcCCCACCACCCTTTCTGCCTGCCACATCATTGGCAAGTGTATACCCGCATGTTTCAACAATCTGTTGCaggcctttttttt is a window of Ascaphus truei isolate aAscTru1 unplaced genomic scaffold, aAscTru1.hap1 HAP1_SCAFFOLD_2995, whole genome shotgun sequence DNA encoding:
- the LOC142483137 gene encoding mitochondrial enolase superfamily member 1-like isoform X2 — encoded protein: MRKPTPPLQPTVAAASPACEAAVSLFCIMLITGKITGLTVADVRFPTSVGHHGSDAMHTDPDYSAAYVVIETDAGDGLKGHGLTFTLGKGTEIVVCAVKALSAHVVGKELEDIVKNFRDFYRQLTSDGQLRWIGPEKGAVQLATAAVLNAVWDLWAKKEKKSPNQLISCIDFRYITDALTEEEALEILQNGKHGQKAREEYMANNGYPAYTTSCAWLGYSDQQLQKLCTDALKDGWTRFKVKVGADLDDDKRRCKLISDMIGPNNQMMLDANQRWDVNEAIHWVSELAVFKPLWIEEPTSPDDILGHATISKALAPLGIGVATGEQCHNRVMFKQFLQANALQYLQIDSCRLGSVNENLSVLLMAKKFNSKIMITLHIRNNGSLTDNNKKGRW
- the LOC142483137 gene encoding mitochondrial enolase superfamily member 1-like isoform X1 — protein: MRKPTPPLQPTVAAASPACEAAVSLFCIMLITGKITGLTVADVRFPTSVGHHGSDAMHTDPDYSAAYVVIETDAGDGLKGHGLTFTLGKGTEIVVCAVKALSAHVVGKELEDIVKNFRDFYRQLTSDGQLRWIGPEKGAVQLATAAVLNAVWDLWAKKEKKPLWKLLVDMSPNQLISCIDFRYITDALTEEEALEILQNGKHGQKAREEYMANNGYPAYTTSCAWLGYSDQQLQKLCTDALKDGWTRFKVKVGADLDDDKRRCKLISDMIGPNNQMMLDANQRWDVNEAIHWVSELAVFKPLWIEEPTSPDDILGHATISKALAPLGIGVATGEQCHNRVMFKQFLQANALQYLQIDSCRLGSVNENLSVLLMAKKFNSKIMITLHIRNNGSLTDNNKKGRW